The proteins below come from a single Verrucomicrobiia bacterium genomic window:
- a CDS encoding glutamine amidotransferase, with amino-acid sequence MRFQWTNPSWLWLLIPALAWTFWWFWRSDVSLSPWRRWTAFVVRWLIVVAVVLALAGLQWRRPVEGVNVIFVLDRSDSVPAAQQEAARRYVNEAAAARKKNDRVGLVVFANEAALEFTASDKWDPNQTKVLAVISPDRTDLAAALRLGAAAFPEHGQKRLVVVSDGNENVGDALAAAMSLRPLGVTVDVIPLGTQGGQDAAVQRLGLPPRIKEGQAFDAKIFITADAPRAGILRFFRNDEYLGEAPVQLEPGKNLFSFPQKLEQPGFYSYRVALEVEGDQVPQNNRASAFVQVRGRPRVLLISHQPAEDAPLQAALRSADFEVRHIAADSAPDALVEWQSYDAILLSNVAAGDLGLDRMRLLESAVRDLGVGLVCVGGDQTYAAGSYRGTPLEAVLPVNMELDSKKVLPKGALVLIMHGMEFTGANQTARQTALAALDNLGPRDEMGVLLWDGSERWLFPLREVGDKREMGRLIAGMNQGDLPSFQNLMMQAYSALKASKASLKHIIVFSDGDPAPPSNELLEQIVAERITISTVMIGGHVMPDTMVRIANAGGGRFYEVPVNQAGALPDIFIKESAVILKSAIIEDPFKPRQAAASEVVRGMAAADYPALYGYVGTTPKDRAETPLVTDKGDPLLAHWQFGLGRAVAFTSDAKARWAREWLGWERYRQFWTQVAQWSLRRLENADFTADITLEKGQGHLAVEAVDEQGNYRNFLALRALVISPKGDRQMVVLEQTGPGRYEAQFPTREIGAYTVHVMEWSSGQPRGSLVMGASVNYSPEFADSAPNHVLLRRLAEVGGGKVLDPRQPADNPFLHDRQRTYQPVDWFEWLLRLAIVLFVADVGVRRIQIDREEWLKATATLRRWLFFWKPAPAAAATDESLAALLARREQVRARTTAPAETAPSPRAPAQPRAELFQPKVAPASPPPTPSTPQAPPPSASGGAAPAGEGPPAAPGSITDRLLEAKRRAQRKKS; translated from the coding sequence CCGGCGGCGCAGCAGGAGGCGGCGCGTCGCTACGTGAACGAGGCGGCGGCGGCGCGCAAGAAGAATGACCGGGTGGGGCTGGTGGTGTTTGCCAATGAAGCGGCGCTGGAATTCACCGCCTCCGACAAATGGGATCCCAACCAGACGAAAGTGCTGGCGGTGATCAGTCCGGATCGGACGGATCTGGCTGCCGCCCTGCGGCTGGGCGCGGCCGCTTTCCCAGAGCATGGGCAGAAGCGGCTGGTGGTGGTGTCGGATGGCAACGAAAACGTCGGTGACGCGCTGGCGGCGGCAATGAGCTTGCGGCCCCTGGGGGTCACGGTGGATGTGATTCCGCTGGGGACGCAGGGGGGACAGGATGCGGCGGTGCAGCGGCTGGGCCTGCCGCCGCGCATCAAGGAGGGCCAGGCTTTTGACGCCAAAATATTCATCACGGCTGATGCCCCGCGGGCGGGCATTTTGCGCTTTTTCCGCAATGACGAATACCTGGGCGAAGCGCCGGTGCAGCTTGAGCCGGGCAAGAATCTTTTTTCTTTTCCACAGAAACTGGAGCAGCCCGGCTTTTACAGCTATCGGGTGGCGCTGGAGGTGGAGGGGGATCAGGTGCCGCAAAACAACCGCGCCAGCGCGTTTGTGCAGGTGCGCGGCCGGCCGCGTGTTCTGTTGATCTCGCACCAGCCGGCCGAGGATGCGCCGCTGCAGGCGGCGCTGCGCAGCGCGGATTTTGAGGTGCGCCACATTGCGGCCGACAGCGCACCCGATGCGCTGGTGGAATGGCAGAGCTATGATGCCATTTTGCTGAGCAACGTGGCGGCGGGGGATCTGGGTTTGGACCGCATGCGGTTGCTGGAGAGCGCGGTGCGTGATTTGGGGGTGGGGCTGGTGTGCGTGGGCGGGGATCAGACTTATGCGGCGGGCAGTTACCGCGGCACGCCGCTGGAGGCGGTACTGCCGGTGAACATGGAACTGGACAGCAAGAAAGTGCTGCCCAAGGGGGCGCTGGTGCTCATCATGCACGGGATGGAATTTACCGGCGCCAACCAGACGGCCCGCCAGACGGCGCTGGCGGCGCTGGATAATCTGGGGCCACGGGATGAGATGGGGGTGCTGTTGTGGGATGGCTCGGAGCGATGGCTGTTTCCCTTGCGCGAGGTGGGCGACAAGCGCGAGATGGGGCGGTTGATTGCCGGCATGAATCAGGGGGATTTGCCGAGTTTTCAGAATTTGATGATGCAGGCTTATTCGGCGCTGAAGGCGTCGAAGGCCAGTCTCAAACATATCATTGTTTTCAGCGATGGCGATCCGGCCCCCCCGTCGAATGAATTGCTGGAGCAGATTGTGGCGGAGCGCATCACCATCAGCACGGTGATGATTGGCGGCCATGTCATGCCGGACACGATGGTGCGCATCGCCAATGCCGGCGGGGGGCGTTTTTATGAGGTGCCAGTCAACCAGGCGGGTGCGCTGCCGGACATTTTCATCAAGGAATCCGCCGTGATCCTCAAGTCGGCCATCATAGAGGACCCGTTCAAGCCGCGGCAGGCCGCCGCCAGCGAGGTGGTACGCGGCATGGCGGCCGCGGATTATCCCGCGCTCTATGGATATGTGGGCACCACGCCCAAGGACCGGGCGGAAACGCCGCTGGTGACGGACAAGGGCGATCCTCTGCTGGCGCACTGGCAGTTTGGCCTGGGGCGGGCGGTGGCTTTCACGTCGGATGCCAAAGCGCGCTGGGCGCGCGAATGGCTGGGCTGGGAGCGTTACCGCCAGTTTTGGACGCAGGTGGCCCAGTGGAGCCTGCGCCGGCTGGAGAACGCGGATTTCACCGCGGACATCACCCTGGAAAAGGGCCAGGGGCATCTGGCGGTGGAAGCGGTGGATGAACAGGGGAATTACCGCAATTTCCTTGCGCTGCGGGCGCTGGTCATCAGTCCCAAGGGCGACCGCCAGATGGTGGTTTTGGAGCAGACCGGCCCGGGACGTTATGAGGCCCAATTTCCCACGCGCGAAATCGGGGCCTACACGGTGCATGTCATGGAGTGGAGCAGCGGCCAGCCGCGCGGCTCGCTGGTGATGGGGGCGAGTGTCAACTACTCACCGGAGTTTGCCGACAGCGCGCCCAATCATGTGTTGTTGCGCCGTCTGGCCGAGGTGGGCGGCGGCAAGGTGCTCGATCCCCGCCAGCCGGCCGACAATCCTTTCCTGCATGACCGCCAGCGCACTTACCAGCCGGTGGATTGGTTTGAATGGCTGCTGCGGCTGGCGATAGTGCTGTTTGTGGCCGATGTGGGGGTGCGGCGGATTCAGATTGATCGCGAAGAATGGCTCAAGGCCACCGCCACCCTGCGGCGCTGGCTGTTTTTCTGGAAGCCCGCCCCCGCCGCCGCAGCCACGGATGAATCGCTGGCGGCTTTGCTGGCCCGCCGGGAGCAGGTCCGCGCCCGGACAACCGCCCCCGCCGAAACTGCGCCCTCCCCGCGCGCGCCTGCCCAACCGAGGGCCGAGCTGTTTCAACCGAAGGTCGCGCCTGCGTCTCCCCCGCCGACACCGTCCACACCGCAAGCCCCGCCGCCTTCTGCCTCCGGTGGGGCCGCCCCAGCCGGGGAAGGGCCTCCCGCGGCACCGGGCAGCATTACCGATCGCCTGCTGGAAGCCAAACGGCGGGCGCAGCGGAAGAAATCATAG
- a CDS encoding non-canonical purine NTP pyrophosphatase, giving the protein MLTLFVATRNRHKTQEIAAILGAAARVRDLAALPGAPAAVEDASTFEGNATQKAAVLADWLLQEGLAHLQPPGPWFALGDDSGLEVDALNGAPGVASARFAAVDDTTGQAPSLANTPDADNNAKLLRLLAAVPWEQRTARFRCALALAPVSRGREPGEIRVFTGKCEGRIGFAPRGKHGFGYDPLFFPLGHDQSFAELGEDIKNRLSHRAHALAALRNFLQGQGWL; this is encoded by the coding sequence ATGCTTACCTTGTTTGTGGCCACGCGCAACCGGCACAAGACGCAGGAAATCGCCGCCATCCTGGGCGCCGCAGCCCGCGTGCGGGATTTGGCCGCGTTGCCGGGCGCGCCGGCGGCGGTGGAGGACGCGTCCACCTTTGAAGGCAATGCCACGCAAAAAGCCGCCGTCCTGGCGGACTGGTTGCTGCAGGAGGGACTGGCCCACTTGCAGCCGCCCGGCCCGTGGTTTGCTCTGGGAGATGATTCCGGGCTGGAGGTGGACGCGCTCAACGGCGCCCCGGGGGTGGCCTCGGCGCGGTTCGCCGCCGTAGATGACACCACGGGACAGGCCCCTTCGCTGGCCAATACCCCCGACGCCGACAACAATGCCAAGCTGTTGCGCCTGCTCGCTGCGGTGCCATGGGAGCAACGCACCGCCCGCTTCCGCTGCGCCCTGGCCCTGGCCCCCGTGAGCCGCGGGCGTGAACCGGGCGAAATCCGGGTATTTACCGGCAAATGCGAGGGCCGCATCGGTTTTGCGCCGCGGGGCAAACACGGATTTGGTTATGACCCGCTCTTTTTTCCGCTGGGGCATGACCAGTCCTTTGCCGAACTGGGGGAGGACATCAAAAACCGCCTCAGTCACCGCGCGCACGCCCTGGCGGCCCTGCGCAATTTTTTGCAGGGGCAGGGATGGCTATGA
- a CDS encoding class I SAM-dependent methyltransferase, whose protein sequence is MAVIHAHFDREQVFNLARARNYLCHRQAHHALRSFLRRSFSRPLHLLDLGCGDAREIAATLRNLPVAHYTGVDTSSPKLTRARQHLSRLACPCNLVAADALEYLRHSREPVDVIWMGLFLHHFSRPLKRELFGLARQILRPGGCLLAHDPLPREDESRQDYLRRLAGVCRRQWVALSPADRRSLYRHWSRHGRHERFSVLSRMAQQAGFCQGSLLFRDNQELYALTLFPLPSAPSLP, encoded by the coding sequence ATGGCCGTGATTCACGCTCACTTTGACCGCGAACAGGTGTTCAACCTGGCTCGCGCCCGCAATTACTTGTGCCATCGGCAGGCGCACCACGCGCTGCGGAGTTTTTTACGCCGCTCGTTCTCCCGCCCGCTTCACCTGTTGGACCTGGGTTGCGGCGATGCCCGGGAAATCGCCGCCACCCTGCGGAACTTGCCGGTGGCCCACTACACCGGCGTGGATACCTCCTCCCCCAAGTTGACACGCGCACGCCAGCATCTCTCCCGCCTGGCCTGCCCCTGTAACCTTGTCGCGGCCGACGCGCTGGAGTATCTGCGCCACAGCCGCGAGCCGGTGGACGTGATTTGGATGGGCTTGTTCCTGCATCACTTCTCGCGCCCCCTGAAACGCGAGCTGTTTGGCCTGGCTCGTCAGATATTGCGGCCTGGGGGGTGTCTCCTCGCGCATGACCCCCTGCCACGCGAGGACGAAAGCCGCCAGGACTATCTGCGGCGGCTGGCGGGCGTTTGCCGGCGTCAATGGGTGGCTTTGTCCCCCGCTGACCGGCGCAGTTTGTATCGTCATTGGTCGCGCCATGGGCGGCATGAGCGTTTTTCCGTGCTCAGCCGTATGGCGCAGCAGGCCGGGTTCTGCCAAGGCAGCCTCCTTTTTCGGGACAATCAAGAGTTATACGCCCTCACCTTGTTCCCGCTTCCCTCCGCTCCTTCTCTTCCTTGA
- a CDS encoding deoxyhypusine synthase family protein, which yields MEHHYRHFNAASLLDAAREYRRQLALGNRMMITLAGAMSTAELGLSLAEMIRQDKVHLICCTGANLEEDVFNLVAHRHYVRLPHYRELSSRDEEQLLRRHLNRVTDTCIPEAEAMRRMEKAMLEVWTQADQKGERYFPHEFFYQVLQSGRYQRYYQIDPRHSWVLAAAEKNLPLMVPGWEDSTLGNMYAAAVIRGEIKHVHTVRTGIEYMLWLASLYQTLTRRHGLGMLQIGGGIAGDFPICVVPMLHQDLRRRVRRWSYFCQISDSTTSYGSYSGAVPNEKITWGKLGRRTPKYMIESDATIVAPLLFGYVLGW from the coding sequence ATGGAGCATCATTACCGGCACTTCAACGCCGCCAGCCTGCTGGACGCGGCGCGCGAATACCGGCGCCAGCTTGCGCTGGGCAATCGCATGATGATCACCCTGGCCGGTGCCATGAGCACGGCGGAGCTTGGCCTTTCCCTGGCGGAGATGATCCGGCAGGATAAAGTGCATTTGATCTGCTGCACCGGCGCCAATTTGGAGGAGGACGTCTTTAATTTGGTGGCGCACCGCCACTATGTCCGCCTGCCGCATTATCGGGAGTTATCCAGCCGTGATGAGGAACAATTGTTGCGCCGCCATTTGAACCGGGTGACTGACACCTGCATTCCGGAAGCCGAAGCCATGCGCCGCATGGAAAAGGCCATGCTGGAGGTCTGGACTCAAGCCGACCAAAAAGGGGAGCGTTATTTTCCCCACGAATTTTTTTATCAGGTTCTGCAAAGCGGGCGTTACCAACGGTATTATCAAATTGACCCCCGCCACAGTTGGGTGCTGGCGGCCGCCGAGAAGAATCTGCCGTTGATGGTGCCCGGCTGGGAGGACTCGACCTTGGGCAACATGTATGCCGCCGCAGTGATCCGCGGGGAAATCAAGCACGTGCATACCGTGCGCACGGGCATTGAATACATGCTGTGGCTGGCCTCACTGTATCAAACCCTGACCCGGCGACACGGGCTGGGCATGCTGCAAATCGGCGGGGGCATCGCCGGCGATTTCCCCATTTGTGTGGTGCCCATGCTGCACCAGGACTTGCGCCGCCGGGTGCGGCGGTGGTCCTATTTCTGCCAGATCAGCGATTCCACCACCAGCTACGGCAGCTATTCCGGCGCCGTTCCCAATGAAAAAATCACCTGGGGCAAGCTGGGCCGGCGCACGCCCAAATATATGATTGAATCAGACGCCACCATTGTGGCTCCCTTGCTCTTCGGTTACGTGCTGGGCTGGTAA
- a CDS encoding response regulator produces MRGSKTEQPLTPEGDAGVAAGRDSILAERPRLLIVDDDEGPRKSLRIIFSEDYSVLTAASGEEALEILKRQAEAQLPVNVAILDIRMTGMTGIDLLGRMKTQEPDVAVIMLTAYETLETARQALRLGACDYLTKPFDLLTMRAAVAKAVERNRCARQFRNNEEVLKQIQEQLREYQVREEMARKQGEIYSMVLHDINNPLTVISGLAVMANERLRRLQVPYTQDLSSVREDLAQIEQQVFKCLEVSRRYLGFARRRPGEIPQVNVNRVLEDMRTLLRPNPALEGHELRVQPPPTEIFARINGTDLIQILLNLVINALQATDQPHQVYVTAALAPQPVPGALMQETNQAFFANRAGFNNEPPLVEIRVEDNGPGISAVPVKRIFEAYYTTKQPGKGTGLGLTIVLHLLEQSHGGLRVETRPGLGTTFTLWFPAR; encoded by the coding sequence ATGCGCGGCTCGAAAACTGAACAACCGCTGACACCGGAAGGAGACGCCGGCGTTGCTGCCGGTCGGGATTCCATCCTGGCGGAGCGTCCGCGGTTGTTGATTGTGGATGATGATGAAGGGCCGCGGAAATCGTTGCGGATCATTTTCAGTGAGGATTACTCGGTTTTGACCGCCGCCAGCGGGGAGGAGGCCCTGGAAATACTCAAGCGGCAGGCGGAGGCACAATTGCCGGTGAATGTGGCTATTTTGGACATCCGCATGACGGGGATGACAGGGATTGATTTGCTGGGGCGGATGAAGACGCAGGAGCCGGATGTGGCGGTGATTATGCTGACGGCCTACGAGACGCTGGAGACGGCGCGGCAGGCCTTGCGGCTGGGGGCGTGTGATTACCTGACCAAGCCGTTTGATTTGTTGACGATGCGGGCGGCGGTGGCCAAGGCCGTGGAGCGCAACCGCTGTGCGCGACAGTTTCGCAACAATGAGGAGGTCCTGAAACAAATCCAAGAGCAGTTGCGGGAGTATCAGGTGCGGGAGGAGATGGCCCGCAAGCAGGGGGAGATTTACAGCATGGTGCTGCACGACATCAACAACCCCCTGACGGTGATCAGCGGGCTGGCGGTGATGGCCAACGAGCGCCTGCGGCGGTTGCAGGTGCCCTACACACAGGATTTATCCTCGGTGAGGGAGGATTTGGCGCAGATCGAGCAGCAGGTCTTCAAATGCCTGGAGGTCTCCCGGCGGTATCTGGGCTTTGCGCGGCGGCGGCCGGGGGAAATCCCGCAGGTGAATGTGAACCGGGTGTTGGAGGACATGCGCACCTTGTTGCGGCCCAACCCGGCCCTGGAAGGGCATGAGCTGCGCGTGCAGCCGCCGCCCACGGAGATTTTTGCCCGCATCAATGGCACGGATTTAATCCAGATTCTCTTGAACCTGGTGATCAATGCGCTGCAGGCGACGGATCAGCCGCATCAAGTCTATGTGACGGCCGCCCTGGCGCCGCAGCCGGTGCCGGGGGCCCTGATGCAGGAAACCAACCAGGCCTTTTTTGCCAACCGGGCGGGATTCAACAATGAGCCGCCGTTGGTGGAAATCCGGGTGGAGGACAACGGCCCCGGGATATCCGCCGTGCCGGTAAAAAGGATTTTTGAGGCCTACTACACCACCAAGCAACCGGGCAAGGGCACGGGACTGGGATTGACCATCGTCCTCCACCTGCTGGAGCAGTCGCATGGCGGGTTGCGGGTGGAAACCCGGCCGGGCCTGGGCACCACCTTTACCTTGTGGTTCCCGGCCCGTTGA
- a CDS encoding response regulator, whose protein sequence is MNLSTNSRPEPPRPTILIVDDQAEVLAALQLTLRLRGYHVLGARSGPEALQLLQSQPGLIDVLVTDFAMPEMDGRQLIQRVKEIVPSLPAIAISGNASPSDIESLLALGVVAFLQKPFSVEALSGAIERALELRRQAGVPASSPASP, encoded by the coding sequence ATGAATCTTTCAACGAACAGCCGCCCGGAGCCGCCACGGCCAACCATTTTGATTGTGGATGACCAGGCCGAGGTGTTGGCTGCCCTGCAGTTGACGCTCAGATTGCGGGGCTACCATGTCTTGGGCGCCCGCTCCGGACCGGAAGCCCTGCAGCTCCTCCAAAGCCAGCCGGGGCTCATTGATGTGTTGGTCACCGACTTTGCCATGCCGGAAATGGATGGCCGCCAACTGATTCAGCGCGTGAAGGAGATCGTCCCCAGCCTCCCCGCCATCGCCATCAGTGGCAACGCCTCCCCCTCGGACATCGAGAGTTTGCTGGCCTTGGGCGTGGTGGCTTTTCTGCAGAAACCTTTTTCCGTCGAAGCCCTCAGCGGTGCCATCGAGCGGGCCTTGGAATTGCGCCGGCAGGCGGGGGTGCCAGCCTCCAGCCCCGCCTCACCCTGA
- a CDS encoding biotin/lipoyl-binding protein produces the protein MTKRLLITIDGKQYDVLVEVLDDSGRAAVSAPAPAVPVAAPPPPPPPPPPPAPAPAPTASPAPAPAAAGAPAGPGDIPSPLTGRVVAINVQVGQAVKAGDCVLVLEAMKMNTNVFAPRDGVVKAIKVAVGDAAEEGQPLMTLE, from the coding sequence ATGACCAAACGACTCCTCATCACGATTGACGGCAAACAATACGATGTCCTGGTGGAAGTCCTGGATGACAGCGGCCGCGCCGCGGTGTCCGCGCCCGCTCCGGCGGTGCCGGTGGCCGCCCCGCCTCCACCTCCGCCTCCACCGCCCCCACCCGCGCCCGCGCCGGCTCCCACGGCCTCCCCCGCTCCGGCCCCGGCTGCCGCAGGCGCTCCGGCCGGCCCGGGCGACATCCCCAGCCCCCTCACCGGCCGCGTGGTGGCCATCAACGTGCAGGTGGGCCAGGCCGTCAAAGCCGGGGACTGCGTACTGGTGCTCGAAGCCATGAAGATGAACACCAACGTCTTCGCCCCGCGCGATGGCGTGGTGAAAGCCATCAAAGTGGCGGTGGGCGACGCCGCCGAAGAAGGCCAGCCGCTGATGACCTTGGAGTAA
- a CDS encoding acyl-CoA carboxylase subunit beta, whose product MPIDPKLLKNLAHRRAVARAAGGTDKLEARRAKGLMTARDRVEALFQPGTFLEMGQHAQHDCHNFGMEGKPMPGDGVITGVGLVDGRPVAVFSQDFTVGGGALGRIHSRKISDMMEYALRCGMPVVGFNDSGGARIQEGVESLAGYGQVFFRNVLLSGVVPQIAVIAGPCAGGAAYSPALMDFLIMVRKTANMFICGPEVIKAATGQKAALEDFATAEAHAAVSGNIHFIAENDAHAVELVRKLLSYLPPNNLMDPPHHPTPVVDMTPDPGMNELVPADPKQAYNVLEVIQRLVDAGDFFEVAKEFAKNIVVGFARIQGIVVGIVANQPMVKAGTLDIDSSDKAARFIRFCNVFNIPLVTLVDVPGFLPGLQQERGGIIRHGAKMLFAYASATVPKITVIMRKAYGGAYLAMCSQDMGADFVYAWPTAEIAVMGAEGAVKVLYKKEIAAAADPKAREAELQAEYRDKFCSPYEAASKAMITDVIEPAETRAAVAMALRNTLSKRETRPPKKHGTIPL is encoded by the coding sequence ATGCCTATTGATCCCAAATTGTTGAAGAACCTGGCCCACCGCCGGGCGGTTGCCCGGGCGGCTGGGGGCACGGACAAACTGGAAGCCCGCCGCGCCAAGGGGCTGATGACGGCCCGCGATCGCGTCGAGGCGCTCTTCCAACCCGGCACCTTCCTGGAGATGGGGCAGCATGCCCAGCACGATTGCCACAACTTCGGCATGGAAGGCAAACCCATGCCGGGCGACGGCGTCATCACCGGCGTGGGCCTGGTGGACGGCCGGCCGGTGGCTGTTTTCAGCCAGGATTTCACCGTGGGCGGCGGGGCGCTGGGGCGCATTCACTCCCGCAAGATCAGCGATATGATGGAATACGCCCTGCGCTGCGGCATGCCCGTGGTGGGCTTCAATGACTCCGGCGGCGCGCGCATTCAGGAAGGCGTGGAATCCCTGGCCGGTTATGGGCAGGTGTTTTTCCGCAACGTCCTCCTCTCCGGTGTGGTGCCGCAAATCGCGGTCATTGCCGGCCCCTGCGCCGGCGGCGCGGCCTACTCCCCGGCGCTCATGGACTTTTTGATCATGGTGCGCAAGACGGCCAACATGTTCATCTGCGGCCCCGAGGTCATCAAGGCGGCCACCGGCCAGAAGGCGGCCCTGGAGGACTTTGCCACCGCCGAGGCGCATGCGGCCGTGAGCGGCAACATCCATTTCATCGCCGAAAACGACGCCCACGCCGTGGAGCTGGTGCGCAAGCTGCTCTCCTACCTCCCCCCCAACAACCTCATGGACCCGCCGCACCATCCCACGCCGGTGGTGGACATGACGCCGGACCCCGGCATGAACGAGCTGGTGCCGGCCGACCCCAAACAGGCCTACAACGTGCTCGAGGTCATCCAGCGGCTGGTGGACGCGGGTGATTTCTTTGAAGTCGCCAAAGAATTCGCCAAGAACATCGTGGTGGGCTTCGCCCGCATCCAGGGCATTGTGGTGGGCATTGTGGCCAACCAGCCCATGGTCAAGGCCGGCACTCTGGACATTGACTCCTCCGACAAGGCGGCGCGGTTCATCCGCTTCTGCAACGTGTTTAACATCCCGCTGGTGACGCTGGTGGACGTGCCCGGCTTCCTGCCCGGCCTGCAACAGGAACGTGGTGGCATCATCCGCCATGGCGCGAAGATGCTCTTTGCCTACGCCTCGGCCACGGTGCCCAAGATCACCGTGATCATGCGCAAGGCCTACGGCGGCGCCTATCTGGCCATGTGCAGCCAGGACATGGGCGCGGACTTCGTCTATGCCTGGCCCACGGCGGAAATTGCCGTCATGGGCGCGGAAGGCGCCGTGAAGGTGCTTTACAAAAAGGAAATCGCCGCCGCCGCCGATCCCAAGGCCCGCGAAGCGGAGTTGCAGGCCGAGTACCGCGACAAATTCTGCTCGCCCTACGAGGCCGCCTCCAAGGCCATGATCACCGACGTCATTGAACCGGCCGAAACCCGCGCCGCAGTGGCCATGGCCCTGCGCAACACCCTAAGCAAGCGCGAAACCCGGCCGCCCAAGAAGCACGGCACCATTCCGCTGTAA
- the mce gene encoding methylmalonyl-CoA epimerase: MIKKIDHLGIAVRNLDEVVNYYEKALGLKCEKREEVASQKVRVAFFSVGEVHIELLEPTDPESPIAKFLEKNPHGGIHHVAFGTDNIEAQLQQAAAAGCKLIHEKPFEGAANKLVAFLHPKSTYGVLTEFCMPKNNGGGCCCSGH, from the coding sequence ATGATCAAAAAAATTGACCATCTGGGCATCGCGGTCAGAAACCTCGATGAAGTGGTGAACTACTACGAAAAGGCCCTCGGCCTGAAATGCGAAAAACGCGAGGAAGTGGCCTCCCAAAAAGTGCGGGTGGCCTTCTTCAGCGTGGGCGAGGTCCACATCGAGCTGCTGGAGCCAACGGACCCCGAAAGCCCCATTGCCAAGTTTCTGGAAAAAAATCCCCATGGCGGCATTCACCATGTCGCGTTTGGGACGGACAACATCGAGGCCCAGTTGCAACAGGCGGCCGCGGCGGGCTGCAAGCTCATCCATGAAAAGCCGTTTGAAGGCGCGGCCAACAAGCTGGTGGCCTTCCTGCATCCCAAGTCCACCTACGGCGTGCTGACGGAGTTTTGCATGCCCAAAAACAACGGCGGCGGCTGTTGCTGCAGCGGCCATTAA
- the meaB gene encoding methylmalonyl Co-A mutase-associated GTPase MeaB gives MTTCAEDMPGASSPAAAASVPPEQVSETLRVLPPVVPPPGAPARAARPKLRRLSVEDYVEGVRRGDRTILARAITLIESSAPAHQVTAQAVLRQLLPHTGKARRIGITGAPGVGKSTFIEALGCHLCRQGLHVAVLAVDPSSNRAGGSILGDKTRMEQLCRQPNAFIRPSPSGKTLGGVARKTRETMLLCEAAGFEVVIVETVGVGQSEVAVRSMVDFFLLLLLPGAGDELQGIKKGIVENADAVLVTKADGPLRQRAEQTRQEYATALHYLAPATPPWKTPVAACSALTGEGIPAVWEMIQNFYALLEPPGILRQLRQEQSRQWLADLIREELEARFYRLPGIAAAHARLEAALLRGEITAPQAAQELLALAETAPVHGPAPSPPHP, from the coding sequence ATGACCACCTGCGCGGAAGACATGCCGGGGGCCTCCTCGCCTGCCGCAGCGGCCAGCGTGCCGCCCGAGCAGGTCTCGGAGACCTTGCGGGTGCTGCCGCCGGTGGTGCCGCCGCCCGGGGCGCCCGCCCGCGCCGCCCGGCCCAAATTGCGGCGGTTGAGCGTGGAGGATTATGTGGAGGGCGTGCGGCGCGGGGATCGCACAATTCTGGCCCGCGCCATCACCCTCATCGAAAGCTCCGCCCCCGCGCATCAAGTCACCGCCCAGGCCGTCCTGCGGCAGTTGTTGCCCCATACCGGCAAGGCGCGGCGCATCGGTATCACGGGCGCGCCGGGCGTGGGCAAGAGCACCTTTATCGAGGCGTTGGGCTGCCATTTGTGCCGGCAGGGATTGCACGTGGCCGTGCTGGCGGTGGACCCTTCGAGCAACCGCGCCGGCGGCAGCATCCTCGGCGATAAAACGCGCATGGAGCAGCTTTGCCGCCAGCCCAACGCGTTCATCCGGCCCTCCCCTTCCGGCAAAACCCTCGGGGGGGTGGCCCGCAAAACCCGCGAAACCATGCTGCTGTGCGAAGCCGCTGGCTTCGAGGTGGTGATTGTGGAGACCGTGGGCGTGGGACAAAGCGAGGTGGCCGTGCGCTCGATGGTGGATTTTTTTCTGCTGCTCCTGCTGCCCGGAGCGGGCGACGAGTTGCAGGGCATCAAGAAGGGCATTGTGGAAAATGCCGATGCGGTGCTCGTCACCAAGGCCGACGGCCCGCTGCGCCAGCGGGCCGAGCAAACCCGCCAGGAGTACGCCACCGCGCTGCATTACCTGGCGCCGGCCACCCCGCCCTGGAAAACACCCGTCGCCGCCTGCTCGGCACTCACCGGCGAGGGCATTCCCGCCGTCTGGGAAATGATCCAGAATTTTTACGCCCTGCTCGAGCCGCCGGGCATCCTCCGCCAGTTGCGGCAGGAGCAGTCCCGTCAATGGCTGGCGGACTTGATACGCGAGGAGCTGGAGGCGCGGTTCTACCGCCTGCCCGGCATCGCCGCCGCCCACGCCCGGCTCGAGGCCGCCCTGCTGCGCGGGGAAATCACCGCCCCGCAGGCGGCCCAGGAACTTTTGGCGCTGGCCGAAACCGCCCCGGTGCACGGCCCGGCGCCATCTCCCCCCCATCCTTGA